A genome region from Camelina sativa cultivar DH55 chromosome 10, Cs, whole genome shotgun sequence includes the following:
- the LOC104720125 gene encoding E3 ubiquitin protein ligase RIN2-like yields MGIRYLPVSVASTALSFIGLQVWTELSLDRLRSDGLIANNISLGDPEHALDLLLGSYFTIALLANFVLNVYILLVLSLKTLFFGDLYDVETKKLVERLANYIIYKGTFLPLVIPPTIFQGVLWTVWLTVLCTLKMFQALARDRLERLNASPSSTPWTYFRVYSVLFVVLSVDMLWIKLSLMTYNTIGSSVYLLLLFEPCSIAFETLQALLIHGFQLLDMWINHLAVKNSDCQRSKFLDSMTAGSLLEWKGLLNRNLGFFLDMATLIMALGHYLHIWWLHGIAFHLVDAVLFLNIRALLSAILKRIKGYIKLRIALGALHAALPDATSEELRAYDDECAICREPMAKAKRLHCNHLFHLGCLRSWLDQGLNEVYSCPTCRKPLFVGRTESEVNPRTEEVSSDEQLARQLERQNNPVHALATGLFPTEMPNSVENDTSRFSSFFILAFLINNTKVTICLELNDSCSVTPLILVLLSPGMHSCGHFWTGGLHLRTVSSTTNESLANILAMAETVREVMPHMPDEIIFQDLQRTNSVAVTVNNLLQM; encoded by the exons ATGGGGATAAGGTACTTGCCGGTCTCGGTAGCATCAACAGCTTTGAGCTTTATTGGCCTTCAAGTCTGGACAGAGTTGTCTCTCGATAGACTTAGATCAGATGGGCTCATTGCCAACAACATCTCTTTAGGAGACCCCGAGCATGCCCTTGACCTGCTTCTGGGCTCTTATTTCACTATTGCCCTGCTGGCAAATTTTGTGCTCAATGTGTATATTCTTCTGGTACTTTCTCTCAAG ACTCTATTTTTTGGAGATTTGTATGACGTTGAAACTAAAAAGTTAGTGGAGCGACTTGCCAATTATATCATTTACAAG GGTACATTTCTACCACTGGTTATTCCCCCGACCATATTTCAGGGTGTACTGTGGACAGTTTGGTTGACTGTTCTATGTACTTTAAAG ATGTTTCAAGCTTTGGCTAGAGACCGGCTTGAACGATTGaatgcatctccttcttctacACCTTGGACATACTTTCGTGTGTATTCAGTGCTGTTCGTGGTCCTCTCTGTTGATATGTTGTG GATAAAACTTTCCCTTATGACATACAATACAATTGGTTCCTCTGTGTATCTGCTGTTACTTTTTGAGCCATGCAGTATAGCTTTTGAGACCTTGCAG GCGCTGTTAATTCATGGGTTTCAGCTACTAGATATGTGGATTAACCACTTAGCAGTCAAGAACTCCGACTGCCAAAGATCTAAATTTCTCGATTCCATGACAGCAG GCTCACTCTTGGAATGGAAGGGCCTCCTCAACCGTAACCTTGGTTTCTTCCTGGACATGGCTACTTTAATAATGGCACTAGGTCATTATTTGCACATTTGGTGGCTGCATGGCATTGCTTTTCATCTGGTGGACGCAGTTTTGTTTCTCAACATACGT GCATTGTTAAGTGCAATTTTGAAACGAATAAAAGGATACATTAAACTAAGAATAGCTCTGGGTGCTCTCCATGCAGCCCTTCCTGATGCAACTTCTGAAGAGTTAAGGGCATATGATGATGAATGTGCCATATGTCGG GAACCTATGGCTAAGGCCAAAAGACTTCACTGCAACCACCTTTTCCATCTTGGATGCTTGCGATCCTG GTTGGATCAAGGTCTAAATGAGGTTTATTCCTGTCCTACATGTCGTAAGCCTCTTTTTGTTGGTCGAACTGAAAGTGAGGTGAACCCTCGCACAGAGGAAGTCTCAAGCGATGAACAGTTAGCCCGTCAGCTTGAAAGACAAAATAATCCCGTGCATGCACTAGCCACTGGATTATTTCCTACCGAGATGCCAAATTCTGTCGAAAATGATACTTCGAGGTTCAGTTCATTCTTCATTCTTGCTTTTCTTATCAACAACACCAAAGTAACAATTTGTTTAGAACTTAATGATTCTTGTTCAGTGACTCCCTTGATCTTGGTGCTGTTA AGCCCGGGAATGCATTCCTGTGGACATTTTTG GACAGGTGGTCTGCATCTGAGAACTGTATCAAGCACGACAAATGAAAGCTTGGCAAATATACTAGCTATGGCTGAGACAGTGAGGGAAGTCATGCCACACATGCCCGATGAAATTATTTTCCAG GACCTGCAGAGAACAAACTCTGTTGCTGTTACAGTGAACAATCTTCTCCAGATGTGA
- the LOC109127019 gene encoding uncharacterized protein LOC109127019, with product MGIIRSSFSFLSGTVCGIYIAQNYNVPNIKKLGHCAVSMAKQLEEKYRKPKNRDDV from the coding sequence atgggaataATAAGAAGCAGCTTCTCTTTCCTCTCAGGGACAGTGTGCGGGATCTACATCGCTCAGAACTACAACGTTCCTAACATCAAGAAGCTTGGACACTGCGCCGTTTCAATGGCCAAGCAACTTGAAGAAAAATATCGCAAGCCCAAAAACAGAGACGACGTTTGA